CGTTGAAAAGCTCCCCGTGTATATGCTGCGATATAACGACGGCGTCAAGGCTGCAGAGCTACTGATTGGTGAGCATAGGCAGCTGGGTTAGCACGGTCACTACTGTTTGTTTATTGGATCATTTCTTGGTATCAACCACAGCGTTTTCTGCCGGCCATCGATGTACCAGGTGGATTCGCCATCAAAAAAAGCATCTTCTTCCAGCATAACCCGGACGACCTTGTTGTTCCATTCAGGAATCGGGACGCGGGCATTGAGTTCAATCGAGTACGCAGTGTTGGGGTACATCGGGTAGTCGCCTCTGCCGGCCACGCCGCCTTGTTGATCCCACAACCCGATTGTGGGGCCGGCGCCATGTCCCTGAAAGCCAATAGGGTGGGTGTAAATGGACGGTGTAATTTGCTCTGCAATGGCCTGGTCGCGTGTGGCTTTGAGGATTTCGTTTCCGGTGCGTCCTGTTTTGAAGTGAGACGTAAGGATATCTTGCAGTCTGTTGCCTGTTTTCAGGGCTGCAACCAATCCTGCAGGTGCCTCTGTTTCTCCAGGTTTCAGCACATAGGCATGTTGCTGAGTGTCCGTATTGAGGCGCAGGTAGGTAATGCCAAAGTCTACGTGGATTAAGTCGCCAGGCTGGATGATGTCGGCTGCCGGCTTGGAGGCAAAGGAACGATTGGTATCCGCTTCATCGTTGCGCTGGATGGAGACGCTGGGATGAAACCAGGTGACGAGCTTGAGTGCGCGAATCCGTTCTCTGTACCACCACTCCACATCCGAAGTTGTTGTGACGCCGGGTTGGATTACCTGCTCTGAAAGACCCTCTGCAATGATTCTGTGTGCAATCCGGCAAATCATTGGGTAGACTTGCATTTCTGCAGCTGTACGCGTTTCGAGCCACCCGATAGCAAGGTTTTCGCCAGAGACCACGCGGTCATGGAATGCGGCGGGTAACGCACCCATAAACCCATCATACTCCGAGTCTGTCAGGCCATCTGCAAGGCCAAACGTA
This window of the Bacteroidota bacterium genome carries:
- a CDS encoding M24 family metallopeptidase codes for the protein MPTILPMKARAALVDQLLLDRLENVVPALMRRNGIDMWIVSAREYNEDPVIRSMLPATWLAARRRTVLVFFDHGEEKGVERIAVARYDIGKFFPSGWNPEEEPDQWARLAEIITLANPNKIALNRSTTFGLADGLTDSEYDGFMGALPAAFHDRVVSGENLAIGWLETRTAAEMQVYPMICRIAHRIIAEGLSEQVIQPGVTTTSDVEWWYRERIRALKLVTWFHPSVSIQRNDEADTNRSFASKPAADIIQPGDLIHVDFGITYLRLNTDTQQHAYVLKPGETEAPAGLVAALKTGNRLQDILTSHFKTGRTGNEILKATRDQAIAEQITPSIYTHPIGFQGHGAGPTIGLWDQQGGVAGRGDYPMYPNTAYSIELNARVPIPEWNNKVVRVMLEEDAFFDGESTWYIDGRQKTLWLIPRNDPINKQ